In a genomic window of Pangasianodon hypophthalmus isolate fPanHyp1 chromosome 1, fPanHyp1.pri, whole genome shotgun sequence:
- the LOC117598382 gene encoding NACHT, LRR and PYD domains-containing protein 4E-like isoform X4 has protein sequence MTSNMSVSVKQRLKKDESLIQGERSDSPEPSCVSMKSDRSMVHPILFRATDCATDLSLQKNKSKLTEKSHLEAIFKDLEHKVITLLKNELKRFKKLLSPDYPACSEREVEDEEDQSSVREGALKITLHVLKNMNHTDLANTLQNKLVSGFQLKLKSKLREKCKRINEGISQHGSSALLNEIYTDLYITEGWSGDVNNEHEVRQIETASRRPATQETPIKCNELFKDKSIRSVLTKGVAGIGKTVSVQKFLLDWAEGKANQDVTFMFPLPFRELNLIKQKNFSLMELLHHFFPEIKELQLIDCNVHKMILIFDGLDECRLPLNFQNNERLCDVTESASVDVLLTNLIKGNLLPSALLWITSRPGAANQIPPECVDQVTEVRGFSDPQKKEYFRKRISDQSLVNKIITHMKSSRSLYIMCHIPVFCWISATVLERMLGEAESGEIPKTLTQMFTHFLIFQIKHKDQKYHQKCDPDPQQTRESILALGKLAFQQLEKGNLIFYEEDLRECGIDVREASVYSGVCTQIFREEFGLHLGKVFSFVHLSVQEFLAALYSFLYFINKTNETHQTTDLSDLFTKSTMSDFLRSAVDKALQSENGHLDLFLRFLLGLSLESNQTLLRDLMPQTGSSSHSKQETVEYIKEKIKENPSPEKTINLFHCLNELNDHSLVQEVQHYLKSKDYNRLSGVRLSPAQWSALAFVLLNSDENLDEFDLRKYDRSDQCLLRLLPVVKASRNAKLCVCNLTGESCRALSSVLSSNSSSLRELDLSYNYDLQDSGVKLLSAGLENPHCTLEILRLEGCSITGEGCAALVSALKSNTSSHLRELNLKLNKPGESGVKLLSDLLKDPHCKLEKLQFKML, from the exons atgacctccaacatgagtgtgtctgtgaaacaGCGCTTAAAGAAAGATGAGAG tctgattCAGGgtgagagatcagactcacctgaacccagctgtgtgtccatgaagagtgaccgGTCAATGGTTCATCCAATACTCTTTAGAGCCACAGACTGTGCTACTGATCTGAG tCTGCAGAAGAATAAATCAAAACTCACTGAGAAGAGTCATTTGGAggccatattcaag GATCTGgagcacaaagtcatcactctgttaaagaatgagctgaagagatttaagaagctcctgagtccagattacccagcatgctctgagagggaggtggaggatgaggaggatcagagcagtgtcagagagggagcgctgaagatcacactgcacgtcctgaagaacatgaaccacacagatctcgctaacacactgcagaaca AACTCGTCTCTGGGTTCCAGCTGAAACTCAAATccaaactgagagagaaatgtaaaagaattaatgaaggaatctcacagcatggaagctcagcacttctgaatgagatctacacagatctctacatcacagagggttggagtggagacgtcaataatgaacatgaggtgagacagattgagacagcgtccaggagaccagcaacacaggagacacccatcaaatgtaatgagctctttaaagacaagtccatcagaagtgtgctgactaaaggagttgctggaattggaaaaacagtctctgtgcagaagttccttctggactgggctgaaggaaaagcaaatcaggatgtcaccttcatgtttccacttccctttagagagctgaatttgataAAGCAGAAAAATTTCAGTCTGATGGaacttcttcatcactttttcccagaaataaaagaattacaaTTAATAGACTGTAATGTTCACAAAATGATattgatctttgatggtctggatgagtgtcgacttcctctaaatttccagaacaatgagagattgtgtgatgtgacagagtcagcctcagtggatgtgctgctgacaaacctcatcaaggggaatctgcttccctctgctctcctctggataacctctcgaccaggagcagccaatcagatccctcctgagtgtgtagaccaggtaacagaggtacgagggttcagtgatcctcagaaaaaggagtacttcaggaagaggatcagtgatcagagcctggtcaataaaatcatcacacacatgaagtcttcaagaagcctctacatcatgtgccacatcccagtcttctgctggatttcagccactgttctagagagaatgttgggtgaagcagagagtggagagatccccaagactctgactcaaatgttcacacacttcctgatctttcagatcaaacacaaggaccaaaagtaccatcagaaatgtgaccctgatcctcagcagaccagagagagtatcctggcactgggaaaactggctttccaacagctggagaaaggaaacctgatcttctatgaggaagacctgagagagtgtggcattgatgtcagagaagcgtcagtgtactcaggagtgtgtacccaaatcttcagagaggagtttgggcttcacctggggaaggtgttcagctttgtacatctgagtgttcaggagtttctggctgctttatactCGTTTCTCTACTTcatcaacaaaacaaatgaaacacatcaaaccactgatctgtctgatcttttcacCAAATCAACCATGTCTGATTTCCTGAgaagtgcagtggacaaggccttacagagtgagaatggacacctggaccttttcctccgcttccttctgggtctctcactggagtccaatcagactctcttacgagaCCTAATGccccagacaggaagcagctctcacagcaaacaggaaacagtcgagtacatcaaggagaagatcaaggaaaatccatctccagagaaaaccatcaatctgttccactgtctgaatgaactgaatgatcattctctagtgcaggaagtacagcATTACCTGAAAAGTAAAGATTACAATCGTCTCAGTGGAGtcagactctctcctgctcagtggtcagctctggcgTTTGTGTTGCTGAACTCAGACGAGAATCTGGATGAGTTTGATTTGAGGAAATATGACAGATCAGATcaatgtcttctgaggctgctgccagtggtcaaagcatCCAGAAATGCTAA gctgtgtgtgtgtaatctcacaggggaaagctgtagagctctgtcctcagttctcagctcaaactcctccagtctgagagaactggacctgagttacaatTATGACCtccaggattcaggagtgaagctgctctctgctggactggagaatccacactgtacactggagatactgag gctggaaggctgcagtattacaggtgaaggttgtgctgctctggtttcagctctgaagtcaaacacctcatcacacctgagagaactgaatctgaaactcaataaaccaggagaatcaggagtgaagctgctctctgatctactgaaggatccacactgtaaactggagaaactaca aTTTAAGATGCTTTAA
- the LOC117598382 gene encoding NACHT, LRR and PYD domains-containing protein 4E-like isoform X5 has product MTSNMSVSVKQRLKKDESLIQGERSDSPEPSCVSMKSDRSMVHPILFRATDCATDLSLQKNKSKLTEKSHLEAIFKDLEHKVITLLKNELKRFKKLLSPDYPACSEREVEDEEDQSSVREGALKITLHVLKNMNHTDLANTLQNKLVSGFQLKLKSKLREKCKRINEGISQHGSSALLNEIYTDLYITEGWSGDVNNEHEVRQIETASRRPATQETPIKCNELFKDKSIRSVLTKGVAGIGKTVSVQKFLLDWAEGKANQDVTFMFPLPFRELNLIKQKNFSLMELLHHFFPEIKELQLIDCNVHKMILIFDGLDECRLPLNFQNNERLCDVTESASVDVLLTNLIKGNLLPSALLWITSRPGAANQIPPECVDQVTEVRGFSDPQKKEYFRKRISDQSLVNKIITHMKSSRSLYIMCHIPVFCWISATVLERMLGEAESGEIPKTLTQMFTHFLIFQIKHKDQKYHQKCDPDPQQTRESILALGKLAFQQLEKGNLIFYEEDLRECGIDVREASVYSGVCTQIFREEFGLHLGKVFSFVHLSVQEFLAALYSFLYFINKTNETHQTTDLSDLFTKSTMSDFLRSAVDKALQSENGHLDLFLRFLLGLSLESNQTLLRDLMPQTGSSSHSKQETVEYIKEKIKENPSPEKTINLFHCLNELNDHSLVQEVQHYLKSKDYNRLSGVRLSPAQWSALAFVLLNSDENLDEFDLRKYDRSDQCLLRLLPVVKASRNAKLCVCNLTGESCRALSSVLSSNSSSLRELDLSYNYDLQDSGVKLLSAGLENPHCTLEILRLEGCSVTGEGCAALVSALKSNTSSHLRELNLNRNKPGESGVKLLSDLLKDPHCKLETLQFKML; this is encoded by the exons atgacctccaacatgagtgtgtctgtgaaacaGCGCTTAAAGAAAGATGAGAG tctgattCAGGgtgagagatcagactcacctgaacccagctgtgtgtccatgaagagtgaccgGTCAATGGTTCATCCAATACTCTTTAGAGCCACAGACTGTGCTACTGATCTGAG tCTGCAGAAGAATAAATCAAAACTCACTGAGAAGAGTCATTTGGAggccatattcaag GATCTGgagcacaaagtcatcactctgttaaagaatgagctgaagagatttaagaagctcctgagtccagattacccagcatgctctgagagggaggtggaggatgaggaggatcagagcagtgtcagagagggagcgctgaagatcacactgcacgtcctgaagaacatgaaccacacagatctcgctaacacactgcagaaca AACTCGTCTCTGGGTTCCAGCTGAAACTCAAATccaaactgagagagaaatgtaaaagaattaatgaaggaatctcacagcatggaagctcagcacttctgaatgagatctacacagatctctacatcacagagggttggagtggagacgtcaataatgaacatgaggtgagacagattgagacagcgtccaggagaccagcaacacaggagacacccatcaaatgtaatgagctctttaaagacaagtccatcagaagtgtgctgactaaaggagttgctggaattggaaaaacagtctctgtgcagaagttccttctggactgggctgaaggaaaagcaaatcaggatgtcaccttcatgtttccacttccctttagagagctgaatttgataAAGCAGAAAAATTTCAGTCTGATGGaacttcttcatcactttttcccagaaataaaagaattacaaTTAATAGACTGTAATGTTCACAAAATGATattgatctttgatggtctggatgagtgtcgacttcctctaaatttccagaacaatgagagattgtgtgatgtgacagagtcagcctcagtggatgtgctgctgacaaacctcatcaaggggaatctgcttccctctgctctcctctggataacctctcgaccaggagcagccaatcagatccctcctgagtgtgtagaccaggtaacagaggtacgagggttcagtgatcctcagaaaaaggagtacttcaggaagaggatcagtgatcagagcctggtcaataaaatcatcacacacatgaagtcttcaagaagcctctacatcatgtgccacatcccagtcttctgctggatttcagccactgttctagagagaatgttgggtgaagcagagagtggagagatccccaagactctgactcaaatgttcacacacttcctgatctttcagatcaaacacaaggaccaaaagtaccatcagaaatgtgaccctgatcctcagcagaccagagagagtatcctggcactgggaaaactggctttccaacagctggagaaaggaaacctgatcttctatgaggaagacctgagagagtgtggcattgatgtcagagaagcgtcagtgtactcaggagtgtgtacccaaatcttcagagaggagtttgggcttcacctggggaaggtgttcagctttgtacatctgagtgttcaggagtttctggctgctttatactCGTTTCTCTACTTcatcaacaaaacaaatgaaacacatcaaaccactgatctgtctgatcttttcacCAAATCAACCATGTCTGATTTCCTGAgaagtgcagtggacaaggccttacagagtgagaatggacacctggaccttttcctccgcttccttctgggtctctcactggagtccaatcagactctcttacgagaCCTAATGccccagacaggaagcagctctcacagcaaacaggaaacagtcgagtacatcaaggagaagatcaaggaaaatccatctccagagaaaaccatcaatctgttccactgtctgaatgaactgaatgatcattctctagtgcaggaagtacagcATTACCTGAAAAGTAAAGATTACAATCGTCTCAGTGGAGtcagactctctcctgctcagtggtcagctctggcgTTTGTGTTGCTGAACTCAGACGAGAATCTGGATGAGTTTGATTTGAGGAAATATGACAGATCAGATcaatgtcttctgaggctgctgccagtggtcaaagcatCCAGAAATGCTAA gctgtgtgtgtgtaatctcacaggggaaagctgtagagctctgtcctcagttctcagctcaaactcctccagtctgagagaactggacctgagttacaatTATGACCtccaggattcaggagtgaagctgctctctgctggactggagaatccacactgtacactggagatactgag gctggAAGGCTGCAGTGTTAcaggtgaaggttgtgctgctctggtttcagctctgaagtcaaacacctcatcacacctgagagaactgaatctgaaccgcaataaaccaggagaatcaggagtgaagctgctctctgatctactgaaggatccacactgtaaactggagacactaca aTTTAAGATGCTTTAA
- the LOC117598382 gene encoding NLR family CARD domain-containing protein 3-like isoform X1 — protein MTSNMSVSVKQRLKKDESLIQGERSDSPEPSCVSMKSDRSMVHPILFRATDCATDLSLQKNKSKLTEKSHLEAIFKDLEHKVITLLKNELKRFKKLLSPDYPACSEREVEDEEDQSSVREGALKITLHVLKNMNHTDLANTLQNKLVSGFQLKLKSKLREKCKRINEGISQHGSSALLNEIYTDLYITEGWSGDVNNEHEVRQIETASRRPATQETPIKCNELFKDKSIRSVLTKGVAGIGKTVSVQKFLLDWAEGKANQDVTFMFPLPFRELNLIKQKNFSLMELLHHFFPEIKELQLIDCNVHKMILIFDGLDECRLPLNFQNNERLCDVTESASVDVLLTNLIKGNLLPSALLWITSRPGAANQIPPECVDQVTEVRGFSDPQKKEYFRKRISDQSLVNKIITHMKSSRSLYIMCHIPVFCWISATVLERMLGEAESGEIPKTLTQMFTHFLIFQIKHKDQKYHQKCDPDPQQTRESILALGKLAFQQLEKGNLIFYEEDLRECGIDVREASVYSGVCTQIFREEFGLHLGKVFSFVHLSVQEFLAALYSFLYFINKTNETHQTTDLSDLFTKSTMSDFLRSAVDKALQSENGHLDLFLRFLLGLSLESNQTLLRDLMPQTGSSSHSKQETVEYIKEKIKENPSPEKTINLFHCLNELNDHSLVQEVQHYLKSKDYNRLSGVRLSPAQWSALAFVLLNSDENLDEFDLRKYDRSDQCLLRLLPVVKASRNAKLCVCNLTGESCRALSSVLSSNSSSLRELDLSYNYDLQDSGVKLLSAGLENPHCTLEILRLEGCSVTGEGCAALVSALKSNTSSHLRELNLNRNKPGESGVKLLSDLLKDPHCKLETLQLCWCNLTEESCRALSSVLSSNSSSLRELDLSHNKLQDSGVKLLSAGLENPHCTLETLRLEGCSITGEGCAALVSALKSNTSSHLRELNLKLNKPGESGVKLLSDLLKDPHCKLEKLQFKML, from the exons atgacctccaacatgagtgtgtctgtgaaacaGCGCTTAAAGAAAGATGAGAG tctgattCAGGgtgagagatcagactcacctgaacccagctgtgtgtccatgaagagtgaccgGTCAATGGTTCATCCAATACTCTTTAGAGCCACAGACTGTGCTACTGATCTGAG tCTGCAGAAGAATAAATCAAAACTCACTGAGAAGAGTCATTTGGAggccatattcaag GATCTGgagcacaaagtcatcactctgttaaagaatgagctgaagagatttaagaagctcctgagtccagattacccagcatgctctgagagggaggtggaggatgaggaggatcagagcagtgtcagagagggagcgctgaagatcacactgcacgtcctgaagaacatgaaccacacagatctcgctaacacactgcagaaca AACTCGTCTCTGGGTTCCAGCTGAAACTCAAATccaaactgagagagaaatgtaaaagaattaatgaaggaatctcacagcatggaagctcagcacttctgaatgagatctacacagatctctacatcacagagggttggagtggagacgtcaataatgaacatgaggtgagacagattgagacagcgtccaggagaccagcaacacaggagacacccatcaaatgtaatgagctctttaaagacaagtccatcagaagtgtgctgactaaaggagttgctggaattggaaaaacagtctctgtgcagaagttccttctggactgggctgaaggaaaagcaaatcaggatgtcaccttcatgtttccacttccctttagagagctgaatttgataAAGCAGAAAAATTTCAGTCTGATGGaacttcttcatcactttttcccagaaataaaagaattacaaTTAATAGACTGTAATGTTCACAAAATGATattgatctttgatggtctggatgagtgtcgacttcctctaaatttccagaacaatgagagattgtgtgatgtgacagagtcagcctcagtggatgtgctgctgacaaacctcatcaaggggaatctgcttccctctgctctcctctggataacctctcgaccaggagcagccaatcagatccctcctgagtgtgtagaccaggtaacagaggtacgagggttcagtgatcctcagaaaaaggagtacttcaggaagaggatcagtgatcagagcctggtcaataaaatcatcacacacatgaagtcttcaagaagcctctacatcatgtgccacatcccagtcttctgctggatttcagccactgttctagagagaatgttgggtgaagcagagagtggagagatccccaagactctgactcaaatgttcacacacttcctgatctttcagatcaaacacaaggaccaaaagtaccatcagaaatgtgaccctgatcctcagcagaccagagagagtatcctggcactgggaaaactggctttccaacagctggagaaaggaaacctgatcttctatgaggaagacctgagagagtgtggcattgatgtcagagaagcgtcagtgtactcaggagtgtgtacccaaatcttcagagaggagtttgggcttcacctggggaaggtgttcagctttgtacatctgagtgttcaggagtttctggctgctttatactCGTTTCTCTACTTcatcaacaaaacaaatgaaacacatcaaaccactgatctgtctgatcttttcacCAAATCAACCATGTCTGATTTCCTGAgaagtgcagtggacaaggccttacagagtgagaatggacacctggaccttttcctccgcttccttctgggtctctcactggagtccaatcagactctcttacgagaCCTAATGccccagacaggaagcagctctcacagcaaacaggaaacagtcgagtacatcaaggagaagatcaaggaaaatccatctccagagaaaaccatcaatctgttccactgtctgaatgaactgaatgatcattctctagtgcaggaagtacagcATTACCTGAAAAGTAAAGATTACAATCGTCTCAGTGGAGtcagactctctcctgctcagtggtcagctctggcgTTTGTGTTGCTGAACTCAGACGAGAATCTGGATGAGTTTGATTTGAGGAAATATGACAGATCAGATcaatgtcttctgaggctgctgccagtggtcaaagcatCCAGAAATGCTAA gctgtgtgtgtgtaatctcacaggggaaagctgtagagctctgtcctcagttctcagctcaaactcctccagtctgagagaactggacctgagttacaatTATGACCtccaggattcaggagtgaagctgctctctgctggactggagaatccacactgtacactggagatactgag gctggAAGGCTGCAGTGTTAcaggtgaaggttgtgctgctctggtttcagctctgaagtcaaacacctcatcacacctgagagaactgaatctgaaccgcaataaaccaggagaatcaggagtgaagctgctctctgatctactgaaggatccacactgtaaactggagacactaca gctgtgttggtgtaatctcacagaggaaagctgtagagctctgtcctcagttctcagctcaaactcctccagtctgagagaactggacctgagtcacaataaactgcaggattcaggagtgaagctgctctctgctggactggagaatccacactgtacactggagacactgag gctggaaggctgcagtattacaggtgaaggttgtgctgctctggtttcagctctgaagtcaaacacctcatcacacctgagagaactgaatctgaaactcaataaaccaggagaatcaggagtgaagctgctctctgatctactgaaggatccacactgtaaactggagaaactaca aTTTAAGATGCTTTAA
- the LOC117598382 gene encoding NLR family CARD domain-containing protein 3-like isoform X3, whose product MTSNMSVSVKQRLKKDESLIQGERSDSPEPSCVSMKSDRSMVHPILFRATDCATDLSLQKNKSKLTEKSHLEAIFKDLEHKVITLLKNELKRFKKLLSPDYPACSEREVEDEEDQSSVREGALKITLHVLKNMNHTDLANTLQNKLVSGFQLKLKSKLREKCKRINEGISQHGSSALLNEIYTDLYITEGWSGDVNNEHEVRQIETASRRPATQETPIKCNELFKDKSIRSVLTKGVAGIGKTVSVQKFLLDWAEGKANQDVTFMFPLPFRELNLIKQKNFSLMELLHHFFPEIKELQLIDCNVHKMILIFDGLDECRLPLNFQNNERLCDVTESASVDVLLTNLIKGNLLPSALLWITSRPGAANQIPPECVDQVTEVRGFSDPQKKEYFRKRISDQSLVNKIITHMKSSRSLYIMCHIPVFCWISATVLERMLGEAESGEIPKTLTQMFTHFLIFQIKHKDQKYHQKCDPDPQQTRESILALGKLAFQQLEKGNLIFYEEDLRECGIDVREASVYSGVCTQIFREEFGLHLGKVFSFVHLSVQEFLAALYSFLYFINKTNETHQTTDLSDLFTKSTMSDFLRSAVDKALQSENGHLDLFLRFLLGLSLESNQTLLRDLMPQTGSSSHSKQETVEYIKEKIKENPSPEKTINLFHCLNELNDHSLVQEVQHYLKSKDYNRLSGVRLSPAQWSALAFVLLNSDENLDEFDLRKYDRSDQCLLRLLPVVKASRNAKLEGCSVTGEGCAALVSALKSNTSSHLRELNLNRNKPGESGVKLLSDLLKDPHCKLETLQLCWCNLTEESCRALSSVLSSNSSSLRELDLSHNKLQDSGVKLLSAGLENPHCTLETLRLEGCSITGEGCAALVSALKSNTSSHLRELNLKLNKPGESGVKLLSDLLKDPHCKLEKLQFKML is encoded by the exons atgacctccaacatgagtgtgtctgtgaaacaGCGCTTAAAGAAAGATGAGAG tctgattCAGGgtgagagatcagactcacctgaacccagctgtgtgtccatgaagagtgaccgGTCAATGGTTCATCCAATACTCTTTAGAGCCACAGACTGTGCTACTGATCTGAG tCTGCAGAAGAATAAATCAAAACTCACTGAGAAGAGTCATTTGGAggccatattcaag GATCTGgagcacaaagtcatcactctgttaaagaatgagctgaagagatttaagaagctcctgagtccagattacccagcatgctctgagagggaggtggaggatgaggaggatcagagcagtgtcagagagggagcgctgaagatcacactgcacgtcctgaagaacatgaaccacacagatctcgctaacacactgcagaaca AACTCGTCTCTGGGTTCCAGCTGAAACTCAAATccaaactgagagagaaatgtaaaagaattaatgaaggaatctcacagcatggaagctcagcacttctgaatgagatctacacagatctctacatcacagagggttggagtggagacgtcaataatgaacatgaggtgagacagattgagacagcgtccaggagaccagcaacacaggagacacccatcaaatgtaatgagctctttaaagacaagtccatcagaagtgtgctgactaaaggagttgctggaattggaaaaacagtctctgtgcagaagttccttctggactgggctgaaggaaaagcaaatcaggatgtcaccttcatgtttccacttccctttagagagctgaatttgataAAGCAGAAAAATTTCAGTCTGATGGaacttcttcatcactttttcccagaaataaaagaattacaaTTAATAGACTGTAATGTTCACAAAATGATattgatctttgatggtctggatgagtgtcgacttcctctaaatttccagaacaatgagagattgtgtgatgtgacagagtcagcctcagtggatgtgctgctgacaaacctcatcaaggggaatctgcttccctctgctctcctctggataacctctcgaccaggagcagccaatcagatccctcctgagtgtgtagaccaggtaacagaggtacgagggttcagtgatcctcagaaaaaggagtacttcaggaagaggatcagtgatcagagcctggtcaataaaatcatcacacacatgaagtcttcaagaagcctctacatcatgtgccacatcccagtcttctgctggatttcagccactgttctagagagaatgttgggtgaagcagagagtggagagatccccaagactctgactcaaatgttcacacacttcctgatctttcagatcaaacacaaggaccaaaagtaccatcagaaatgtgaccctgatcctcagcagaccagagagagtatcctggcactgggaaaactggctttccaacagctggagaaaggaaacctgatcttctatgaggaagacctgagagagtgtggcattgatgtcagagaagcgtcagtgtactcaggagtgtgtacccaaatcttcagagaggagtttgggcttcacctggggaaggtgttcagctttgtacatctgagtgttcaggagtttctggctgctttatactCGTTTCTCTACTTcatcaacaaaacaaatgaaacacatcaaaccactgatctgtctgatcttttcacCAAATCAACCATGTCTGATTTCCTGAgaagtgcagtggacaaggccttacagagtgagaatggacacctggaccttttcctccgcttccttctgggtctctcactggagtccaatcagactctcttacgagaCCTAATGccccagacaggaagcagctctcacagcaaacaggaaacagtcgagtacatcaaggagaagatcaaggaaaatccatctccagagaaaaccatcaatctgttccactgtctgaatgaactgaatgatcattctctagtgcaggaagtacagcATTACCTGAAAAGTAAAGATTACAATCGTCTCAGTGGAGtcagactctctcctgctcagtggtcagctctggcgTTTGTGTTGCTGAACTCAGACGAGAATCTGGATGAGTTTGATTTGAGGAAATATGACAGATCAGATcaatgtcttctgaggctgctgccagtggtcaaagcatCCAGAAATGCTAA gctggAAGGCTGCAGTGTTAcaggtgaaggttgtgctgctctggtttcagctctgaagtcaaacacctcatcacacctgagagaactgaatctgaaccgcaataaaccaggagaatcaggagtgaagctgctctctgatctactgaaggatccacactgtaaactggagacactaca gctgtgttggtgtaatctcacagaggaaagctgtagagctctgtcctcagttctcagctcaaactcctccagtctgagagaactggacctgagtcacaataaactgcaggattcaggagtgaagctgctctctgctggactggagaatccacactgtacactggagacactgag gctggaaggctgcagtattacaggtgaaggttgtgctgctctggtttcagctctgaagtcaaacacctcatcacacctgagagaactgaatctgaaactcaataaaccaggagaatcaggagtgaagctgctctctgatctactgaaggatccacactgtaaactggagaaactaca aTTTAAGATGCTTTAA